One Acidobacteriota bacterium genomic window, GGCTCGTCGGCGAGGATTATGGCCGGGCTGTTCGCCAGAGCGCGGGCGACGGCCACCCGTTGCCTTTCACCGCCCGAAAGTTGGTCGGGGAGCAGATCGGCGCGATCAGCTACCTCGAAGTAATCGAGCAACTCGTTGGTGCGCGCCTCCGCTTGCCGTCCCGCGATGCCGATCAACTCCATGGGGAGCAGTACGTTCTCTTTGGCGGTAAGAAAGGGGATTAAATTGGCAAACTGAAAGATGAACCCAACCTTCTCACGGCGAAGCCGTTGCAGATCCTGCCATCTGCCGTTGTGAATATTCTCACCTTCCAGGATGACGCTCCCTTCCGTAGGCACGGTGACAAGTCCCAAAATCATCAGAAGCGTGGT contains:
- a CDS encoding ABC transporter ATP-binding protein gives rise to the protein MEYAIETKNLLKVYGEGRTQVEAVKDISLAVRPGELFAIMGPSGSGKTTLLMILGLVTVPTEGSVILEGENIHNGRWQDLQRLRREKVGFIFQFANLIPFLTAKENVLLPMELIGIAGRQAEARTNELLDYFEVADRADLLPDQLSGGERQRVAVARALANSPAIILADEPTASLDTERGLAVMRLLRKVSNEQGTTILVVTHDQRMITEVDRVIHLMDGRIVETNGSEAKG